In a genomic window of Quercus lobata isolate SW786 chromosome 4, ValleyOak3.0 Primary Assembly, whole genome shotgun sequence:
- the LOC115986802 gene encoding rho GTPase-activating protein gacF encodes MVLRNSVSETETPPVRAPQKPQPQQRPPHAAFSGFGAAPKPQPSLNWLLNPSNTAINSYQNLQSHYNSFGFKIAEPSHDSSSRFGGASSYLPPNYSPLVNNSRDQHHHHHRRGLATESTHESESESSSHLGANYTTLVDYSRHLKLAESTQYRVGKLGESVPEGVESENRNRNVVIDKAAKKKSVRAVSESKAAISGPVIDLSESPPKRNSERKSENLGSAIEKSADSDTKAKSKLLIRIKTKSKSNAEADTEDHNRRDDPDHAADTEEPPDQTSAAGAGASTGVSGVEVEVEAPPQKTWNLRPRKPATKNPPPEAAATAAQHVTRKTQPPTRAESTRSQTAAEKKSSEKKEKKPNFSIALSKEDIEKDFLLFTGSKPARRPKKRSKIVQKQLDNVFPGLWLSSVTPESYQVTDSKG; translated from the exons aTGGTACTCCGAAACTCGGTGTCCGAAACCGAAACGCCACCGGTTCGAGCCCCTCAGAAGCCGCAGCCACAGCAGCGGCCGCCGCATGCGGCTTTTTCGGGTTTCGGTGCTGCTCCGAAGCCTCAGCCGAGCTTGAATTGGCTTTTGAATCCCTCCAACACCGCCATCAATAGTTACCAAAACCTTCAGAGCCACTACAACAGTTTCGGCTTCAAAATCGCCGAGCCGAGTCACGACTCGTCGTCTCGTTTCGGCGGCGCTTCTTCGTATCTCCCGCCGAATTACTCTCCTTTAGTCAACAACAGTCGCGatcaacaccaccaccaccaccgccggGGACTCGCTACTGAGTCGACTCACGAGTCGGAGTCCGAGTCGTCCTCGCACCTTGGGGCGAATTATACGACTTTAGTCGATTACAGTCGTCACCTCAAACTCGCTGAGTCGACTCAGTACCGGGTTGGTAAACTCGGCGAGTCGGTTCCGGAGGGTGTCGAATCGGAGAATCGGAACCGGAATGTTGTAATTGACAAGGCGGCGAAGAAGAAATCGGTTCGCGCTGTCTCTGAGTCGAAGGCGGCGATTTCTGGCCCGGTTATCGATCTCTCTGAGTCTCCTCCGAAGCGAAATTCGGAGAGGAAATCGGAAAATCTCGGAAGCGCGATCGAGAAATCGGCGGATTCCGATACGAAAGCGAAATCGAAGCTTCTGATTCGTATCAAAACCAAGAGCAAGTCCAATGCCGAAGCTGATACCGAAGATCACAATCGCCGCGACGATCCTGATCACGCTGCTGACACCGAAGAGCCACCGGATCAAACCTCAGCCGCCGGAGCAGGCGCTTCCACCGGCGTCAGCGGCGTCGAAGTAGAAGTCGAAGCGCCGCCGCAAAAGACGTGGAATCTCCGGCCGAGAAAACCGGCTACTAAGAATCCACCTCCAGAGGCGGCGGCGACGGCGGCGCAGCATGTGACCAGAAAAACCCAGCCTCCGACTCGCGCTGAGTCGACTCGGTCCCAAACCGCGGCGGAAAAGAAATCTTCggagaagaaggagaaaaaaccAAACTTTTCGATCGCGCTTTCGAAAGAAGACATCGAGAAAGACTTCTTGCTCTTCACTGGGTCCAAGCCAGCCCGGAGGCCCAAGAAGCGATCTAAGATCGTTCAGAAACAGCTCGAC AATGTTTTTCCGGGATTGTGGTTATCTTCGGTTACTCCAGAGTCATACCAGGTCACTGATTCAAAG GGTTAG
- the LOC115983554 gene encoding transcription termination factor MTEF18, mitochondrial, protein MPISNSLFTILTHHFSTTRNLSKLPNLSKIPGKYRPQAIREAQKALTEYLHTTRTLPFTYAEHIAKNSLFSVSNLIVKLEFSPTEFSKSFQRFLRYHPINEFEFFFESIGLDYSEVNDILPANKFFFSEDGTVLNAACALSGFGFPWNMLGKLYKDEVSIFSRSSEELKARLCGFKEYGLSNISVIGICLAFPHVLCGEGELGSEIDALFDDLKRVFLDFDLVSSIEGNVDAWYEVCRKIRVFYDLGCVRGTMGELMGRSKHVFIEYSEEVLVQKAEYFCRFGVGKEDVGLLLLQSPDILSLDLETPVVSVLGFLKHFGLDTEELMLVSQKYPYVFGRNKMANLPNVLRALDLHEWFFDKIKSGSHQLLANYVLSDPDEGLDREFRDGLDKIQCSRTPIHNMNKLNFLHGIGFGENALTMKVLAHLHGTSSELQERFNCLLRLGVKFSNLCMMVRSTPKVINQRPETIEHKVNFLCHEMGSSLEYLDIFPAFLCFDLENRIKPRYSFHMRLMEKGLCTKPYSIASIIATSEKNFVARLSGIHPDAPKKWSEYISRKKSQGS, encoded by the coding sequence ATGCCCATCTCAAATTCTCTCTTCACAATCCTCACCCACCACTTCTCCACCACCAGAAACCTCTCAAAACTCCCAAACCTCTCCAAAATCCCTGGCAAGTACAGGCCCCAAGCAATCCGTGAAGCCCAGAAAGCTCTCACAGAGTATCTCCACACCACTAGGACCTTGCCCTTCACTTATGCTGAGCACATTGCCAAGAACTCGTTGTTTTCAGTCTCCAATCTTATTGTCAAGCTCGAGTTTTCGCCCACAGAGTTCTCTAAGAGCTTCCAGAGGTTCCTCAGGTACCATCCCATCaatgaatttgagtttttctttgaaaGCATTGGTCTTGATTATAGTGAAGTTAATGACATTTTGCCTGCAAATAAGTTCTTTTTCTCTGAAGATGGGACTGTCTTGAATGCGGCTTGTGCGCTTTCGGGTTTTGGGTTTCCTTGGAATATGCTAGGGAAGTTGTATAAGGATGAGGTTTCGATTTTTAGTAGGAGTTCGGAGGAGTTAAAGGCTAGGCTTTGTGGGTTTAAGGAATATGGGTTAAGTAATATTTCAGTTATAGGTATTTGTTTAGCTTTTCCTCATGTGTTGTGTGGGGAAGGTGAATTGGGCAGTGAAATTGATGCATTGTTTGATGATTTGAAAAGggtttttttagattttgatttgGTAAGTTCTATTGAGGGAAATGTGGATGCTTGGTATGAGGTTTGTAGGAAAATTCGGGTGTTTTATGATTTGGGTTGTGTGAGGGGGACGATGGGGGAGCTGATGGGTAGGAGCAAACATGTTTTTATTGAATACTCAGAAGAGGTTTTGGTCCAAAAGGCCGAGTACTTTTGTAGATTTGGTGTTGGGAAGGAGGATGTTGGTTTGTTGCTTCTCCAGAGCCCAGATATTTTGAGTCTTGATCTAGAAACGCCAGTGGTTTCAGTGTTGGGGTTCTTGAAACATTTTGGATTGGATACAGAAGAATTAATGTTGGTTAGTCAAAAGTATCCGTATGTGTTCGGAAGAAATAAAATGGCTAATCTGCCTAATGTGTTGAGAGCTTTGGATCTACATGAATGGTTCTTTGATAAGATAAAGAGTGGAAGTCATCAATTGTTAGCTAATTATGTCCTTAGTGATCCGGATGAAGGCTTGGATAGAGAATTTAGAGATGGCTTGGATAAGATCCAATGTTCAAGAACTCCTATTCATAATATgaataaattaaatttcttgCATGGAATCGGCTTTGGGGAAAATGCCTTGACCATGAAGGTCCTAGCTCACTTGCATGGCACTAGTAGTGAGTTGCAGGAGCGATTTAATTGCCTCCTTCGTTTAGGGGTTAAATTCTCAAATCTCTGTATGATGGTAAGGTCGACACCAAAGGTCATAAATCAAAGACCAGAAACTATTGAGCACAAAGTGAATTTCCTCTGCCATGAAATGGGGTCCTCTTTGGAGTACCTAGACATTTTCCCTGCCTTTTTGTGTTTTGACTTAGAGAACCGGATTAAACCTAGGTACAGTTTCCACATGAGGCTTATGGAAAAGGGTTTGTGTACAAAACCCTACTCCATTGCAAGCATAATAGCAACTAGTGAAAAGAATTTTGTAGCTCGCCTTTCTGGAATTCATCCGGATGCTCCAAAAAAGTGGTCTGAATATATTTCACGCAAAAAGTCACAGGGGTCATAA